The following is a genomic window from Gimesia sp..
ATCGCGGACCATGTCTTCCAGCTGAACGGCCATGCCTTTGTCGCCCAGTTCTTCGGCTTCTTTTGCCCGTTGGGTGTAGCCGGCAGTCGCTTCTTTTTCGGCAGCGAGGACTGCTTCGAGCATTTCGCGGTTGCTGTGTGCTGCTTTGACCTTGCCGGCAACGGTGGTCGGTTCGCCACCCAGGGCGACGATTTTATTCGCCAGGTACTGTGCATGTCCCAGTTCATCGGGGACTTCTGCCAGGTAGAATTGAGTCAGTTGCGGACGGTAAGGTCCGGTGGCCTTGGCGGCATAGGTAGTGTATTGGATGATGGCGGCCAGTTCGCTCGCCAGATCCTCATTCAGTTTGTCAATCATTGTCTGCTTATCCATGTCGGTCTCCTGAATATTAGTACGGGAAATTGTGAATACAGCTCCCAGAGTGTGAATCAGAGCGTACGTTACTTTCTTTATAGAGGTACATTTTACATTATCAACCGGCGATGCAACAGGGACTCGGAAATTCGAGTGGTCAGTTCGCACTGGTGGCGGGTCTCTATCACAAATATTGGGGGATGTGCGTGTGAGGAAGGGAGTTCGGACGCGGATTTCTTTCCCGCTTACAGGCAAATCGTGCGTATCCCGGGGCGGACACCTGATTTTCGGGGTTCTTTTCGGGGTGAAGATGGCCTATGATTAGAGGGCTGTCTGTGTTGCGATCTGGGGCAAAACTGCTTATTTTCGTAAAACTTCAGCGCCACAGGCGTTTGTGAATTATTGATTTTAGACTGGGAGATATGAGTGTCAGACTGGGTTGAACCACTGGGAATGCGAATTCTCATCCGCAAAGATGAAAGTCGTCAGACGACCAAAGGGGGGATTGTGCTCCCCGACAAA
Proteins encoded in this region:
- a CDS encoding ferritin-like domain-containing protein, which gives rise to MDKQTMIDKLNEDLASELAAIIQYTTYAAKATGPYRPQLTQFYLAEVPDELGHAQYLANKIVALGGEPTTVAGKVKAAHSNREMLEAVLAAEKEATAGYTQRAKEAEELGDKGMAVQLEDMVRDESGHAEEVERILMDWPL